Proteins co-encoded in one Chroicocephalus ridibundus chromosome 6, bChrRid1.1, whole genome shotgun sequence genomic window:
- the DENND10 gene encoding DENN domain-containing protein 10: MAEPEAQLLLAVGLIEKDTNGDALWVWCYPSVTAELRSLLLRKCCLTDENKLLHTFVFGQYKRSWFYITTVEVQDSPALKKVTHFSVVLTAKDFNPEKYAAFTRILCRIYLKHGSPVKMMESYIAVLTKGICQSEENGSFLSKDFDARKAYLAGSIKDIVSQFGMETVILYTALMLKKRIVVYHPRIEAIQEFTRTLPALVWHRQDWSILHSYVHLNEDEVEALKACTGYIAGFTDSEVSSRPDLYDVYVNLADSEITISPVVKEAMTMGKLHKEIGQLIVQSAEDPDKSDSQVIKDISLKTKEILATLASLTEVSDGNEKPTLNSEALKQKRFPPATENFLFHLAAAEQMLKI; this comes from the exons ATGGCAGAGCCGGAGGCGCAGCTACTGCTGGCCGTGGGGCTGATCG AAAAAGACACCAATGGAGATGCTTTGTGGGTTTGGTGTTATCCATCCGTAACAGCTGAACTGAGGAGTCTATTGCTGCGAAAGTGCTGCCttacagatgaaaataaactgcTTCACACATTTGTGTTTGGCCAGTATAAAAGGTCGTGGTTTTACATCACAACTGTGGAAGTTCAAGATTCTCCAGCCTTGAAAAAG GTGACACACTTCTCCGTTGTTCTGACGGCCAAAGACTTCAACCCAGAGAAATATGCAGCCTTCACTAGGATACTGTGTAG AATCTACTTAAAGCATGGAAGTCCAGTTAAAATGATGGAGAGTTACATTGCAGTCCTTACAAAGGGGATCTGCCAAAGCGAAGAGAATGGGTCTTTCCTCAGCAAGGATTTTGATGCTCGGAAGGCTTATCTTGCTGGTTCCATCAAAG ATATAGTATCTCAGTTTGGAATGGAAACAGTTATCTTATATACGGCCCTGATGTTAAAGAAGAGAATTGTAGTGTACCATCCTAGAATAGAAGCTATCCAGGAGTTTACCAG GACTTTGCCTGCTTTAGTGTGGCATCGGCAAGACTGGTCAATTCTTCATTCATATGTACATCTAAATGAGGACGAAGTGGAAGCCTTAAAAGCCTGCACAG GTTACATTGCTGGATTTACAGATTCTGAAGTGAGCAGTAGACCAGACCTCTACGATGTGTATGTGAATTTGGCAGATAGTGAGATCACTATTTCCCCTGTAGTAAAAG AGGCAATGACAATGGGAAAACTTCACAAAGAAATTGGACAACTAATTGTTCAATCTGCAGAAGATCCAGATAAATCAGACAGCCAAGTCATTaag gATATTTCtctgaagacaaaagaaatctTGGCTACTTTAGCCTCACTTACTGAAGTTTCCGACGGCAATGAAAAACCAACCCTTAACTCTGAGGCCCTGAAACAAAAGCGGTTTCCACCAGCTAcggaaaactttctttttcatttagcaGCCGCTGAACAAATGCTCAAAATCTGA